Proteins from a genomic interval of Synechococcus sp. A15-28:
- a CDS encoding NAD(P)-dependent oxidoreductase translates to MALRHDFRNRPPEQVRVVVFGATGYIGRYVVRELVERGYQVVAFARERSGIGGRQSKEQVINDLPGAEVRFGDVTDPASLAAEAFNQPTDVVVSCLASRTGGRKDSWAIDHQATLNTYREGRRAGVAHYVLLSAICVQKPLLEFQKAKLAFEAELQADGEMTHSIVRPTAFFKSLGGQVESCRKGGPYVMFGGGELASCKPISEDDLARFMADCLRDEDKRNQMLPIGGPGPALSAREQGEMLFRALGKSPRMLSLPLALMDAPINLLETLSRLFPGLQDTAEFGRIGRYYASESMLVWDAERQRYDADATPSYGNDTLEQFFELVVRDGMAGQDLGDAALF, encoded by the coding sequence ATGGCTCTGCGCCACGACTTCCGCAACCGACCGCCCGAACAGGTGAGGGTCGTGGTGTTCGGAGCCACGGGCTACATCGGTCGTTATGTGGTGCGCGAGCTGGTGGAGAGGGGTTACCAGGTGGTGGCCTTCGCCCGAGAACGAAGTGGCATCGGGGGCCGCCAGAGCAAGGAGCAGGTGATCAACGACCTGCCGGGCGCCGAGGTTCGATTCGGTGATGTCACCGACCCCGCCTCCCTGGCGGCAGAGGCCTTCAACCAGCCCACGGATGTGGTGGTGTCCTGCCTGGCCTCCCGCACGGGCGGTCGCAAGGACTCCTGGGCCATTGATCACCAGGCCACCCTCAACACCTATCGAGAGGGACGACGGGCTGGAGTCGCCCATTACGTGCTGCTTTCAGCGATCTGCGTGCAGAAACCGCTGCTGGAATTTCAGAAGGCCAAGCTGGCCTTTGAAGCGGAACTGCAGGCCGATGGGGAGATGACCCATTCGATCGTCCGGCCCACCGCCTTCTTCAAGAGCCTGGGTGGGCAAGTGGAAAGCTGCCGCAAAGGGGGGCCCTATGTGATGTTCGGCGGCGGTGAACTGGCGAGCTGCAAGCCGATCAGCGAAGACGACCTGGCTCGCTTCATGGCCGATTGCCTGCGGGATGAGGACAAACGCAACCAGATGTTGCCGATCGGGGGCCCGGGCCCGGCCCTCAGCGCCCGGGAACAAGGGGAGATGCTGTTCCGAGCTCTCGGGAAATCTCCACGGATGCTGTCGCTGCCGCTGGCCCTGATGGACGCACCGATCAACCTGCTCGAAACCCTGTCGCGCCTGTTCCCCGGACTGCAGGACACCGCTGAATTCGGGCGGATCGGGCGCTACTACGCCAGTGAATCGATGTTGGTGTGGGACGCCGAGCGGCAGCGCTATGACGCTGATGCCACCCCCTCCTACGGCAATGACACCCTGGAACAGTTCTTTGAACTGGTGGTGCGGGACGGAATGGCTGGTCAGGACCTGGGGGATGCCGCCCTGTTCTGA
- the malQ gene encoding 4-alpha-glucanotransferase, with protein MEQPTAPRPRSTGVLLHPTALPGSPVCGSFGEPCRRWVHQLADNNIGVWQILPLAPPDPTGSPYSSPSCFALNPWLLDAADLTAEGYISSDDQATLPGADAPSDGINRVDFALANQRSQALATALLSRWSEQSQERQDTFRSWCEEQAWLEEHARYSVLHDQHEGAWWSWPKALATHREGALQRWCDDHGEALLQVKLVQWHLDRQWKAIRSLAKERGVLLFGDLPFYVSADSADVWSHRSLFTIKENGELTTQSGVPPDYFSETGQLWGSPVYRWGRHRLTRFRWWRHRIARQRQLADLLRLDHFRALAGYWAVPGGDTTAQNGRWQPSPGRSLLSKLQLDGGGALPLIAEDLGVITPDVEALRDGFQLPGMKVLQFAFDGMQDNPYLPENIDGSRWVVYTGTHDNPTTLGWWNNLDEASRELITSRVNGPVEAPAWHLFDMAFATTAELVVAPLQDLLHLDDSARFNTPGTSEGNWSWRLPHYDDNLNGALKGYGERGAVWGRSGAGAAALVASTR; from the coding sequence ATGGAACAGCCCACAGCACCGCGGCCGCGCAGCACAGGGGTTCTGCTCCATCCCACCGCTCTCCCCGGCAGCCCGGTCTGCGGAAGCTTCGGTGAACCCTGCCGCCGCTGGGTTCATCAACTGGCGGACAACAACATCGGGGTCTGGCAGATCCTGCCGCTGGCGCCACCGGATCCCACCGGGTCTCCCTACAGCTCACCCTCCTGCTTTGCCCTGAACCCCTGGCTGCTGGATGCCGCAGATCTGACGGCGGAGGGCTACATCAGCAGCGACGACCAGGCAACGCTCCCGGGGGCAGATGCCCCCAGCGACGGCATCAACAGGGTGGACTTTGCGCTGGCGAACCAACGCAGCCAGGCCCTGGCCACGGCCCTGCTGAGCCGCTGGTCCGAACAGAGCCAGGAGCGGCAGGACACCTTCCGGTCCTGGTGCGAGGAACAGGCCTGGCTGGAGGAACACGCCCGCTACAGCGTTCTGCATGATCAACACGAGGGAGCCTGGTGGAGCTGGCCGAAAGCGCTGGCGACGCATCGGGAGGGAGCCCTTCAACGCTGGTGCGACGACCACGGCGAGGCGCTGCTGCAGGTGAAGCTGGTCCAGTGGCACCTGGACCGCCAGTGGAAGGCCATCCGGTCGCTGGCAAAGGAGCGCGGCGTACTGCTGTTCGGCGATCTGCCCTTCTATGTGAGCGCCGACAGTGCCGATGTCTGGAGCCACCGCTCCCTGTTCACCATCAAGGAAAACGGCGAACTCACCACGCAGAGCGGCGTCCCCCCGGATTACTTCTCCGAGACCGGACAACTGTGGGGATCCCCGGTCTACCGCTGGGGCCGCCATCGCCTCACCCGTTTCCGTTGGTGGCGGCATCGCATCGCCCGTCAGCGGCAACTGGCGGATCTGCTGCGGCTTGACCACTTCCGTGCCCTCGCGGGCTACTGGGCCGTGCCGGGGGGTGACACCACAGCTCAGAATGGCCGCTGGCAACCCTCACCCGGTCGATCCCTTCTGAGCAAACTGCAGCTGGATGGTGGCGGTGCCCTGCCCTTGATCGCGGAAGACCTCGGGGTGATCACTCCGGATGTGGAGGCCCTCAGGGATGGTTTCCAGCTGCCGGGGATGAAGGTGCTGCAGTTCGCCTTCGATGGCATGCAGGACAACCCCTATCTGCCCGAAAACATCGATGGCAGCCGCTGGGTGGTGTACACCGGCACCCATGACAACCCCACCACCCTGGGCTGGTGGAACAACCTTGATGAGGCGAGTAGGGAGCTCATCACCAGCCGGGTGAACGGCCCGGTGGAGGCCCCGGCCTGGCACCTGTTCGACATGGCCTTCGCCACCACTGCGGAACTGGTGGTGGCTCCCCTGCAGGATCTGCTGCATCTGGACGACAGCGCCCGCTTCAACACCCCAGGCACCAGTGAAGGCAATTGGAGCTGGCGGTTGCCGCACTATGACGACAACCTCAATGGAGCCCTGAAGGGCTACGGGGAGCGGGGGGCTGTCTGGGGCCGCAGCGGAGCCGGAGCGGCAGCCCTGGTGGCTTCCACCCGATAG
- a CDS encoding HAMP domain-containing sensor histidine kinase, which produces MTIIQRRRLRRARIADEDSPGFRQGVLNAPQLLAWIDAATQGWLILSPDLSIAYINARAERLLHISRNLLVRGMPMDQVLSIPQLEEAIVSTRYQQRPQRSEWEQLGDPLEALVLPGSDEWLLVLIQSRQSLEAQQQQQERWVSDVAHELKTPLTALMLVSDRLEMAVEGSDTVLVQRLQRELRRLQLMVEDLLELSRLENSLPQESSSYTAITLEDLVDSAWTSIRPLAEEREVTMDLNRSETGPMMGDQRRLHRAVLNLLDNALRYSPNGSSVDVSIVPSGGWWLLSIRDHGPGLSDSDLGGMFQRFYRGDPSRARSARSGSGLGLAIVQQIAVNHGGRIEARNHPNGGTCMELVLPKSLSA; this is translated from the coding sequence ATGACGATCATCCAGCGTCGACGCCTGCGAAGGGCTCGCATTGCTGACGAAGACAGTCCTGGTTTTCGCCAAGGCGTGCTGAATGCCCCTCAGCTCTTGGCTTGGATTGATGCAGCAACCCAGGGCTGGTTGATCCTCTCGCCGGATCTGTCCATTGCCTACATCAATGCCAGGGCCGAACGGTTGCTGCACATTTCCAGGAATCTGCTGGTGCGCGGTATGCCGATGGACCAGGTGTTATCGATTCCTCAGCTTGAAGAAGCGATCGTCAGCACCCGCTATCAGCAGCGCCCACAGCGCAGCGAATGGGAGCAGCTGGGGGACCCTCTGGAAGCCCTCGTTTTGCCGGGCTCCGATGAATGGCTGCTGGTGCTGATCCAGAGCCGTCAGTCACTGGAAGCTCAGCAACAACAGCAGGAGCGCTGGGTCAGTGATGTGGCCCATGAGCTCAAGACGCCGCTCACGGCCTTGATGCTGGTGAGCGACCGGCTAGAGATGGCCGTTGAGGGCAGCGACACCGTGCTGGTGCAGCGCCTGCAGCGCGAGCTGCGGCGGCTGCAGTTGATGGTGGAGGACCTGCTGGAGCTGTCGCGCCTCGAAAACAGCCTGCCCCAGGAAAGCAGCAGTTACACCGCTATCACTCTGGAGGATCTGGTGGACAGCGCTTGGACCAGCATTCGCCCCCTGGCGGAGGAGCGCGAGGTGACGATGGACCTGAATCGCTCCGAAACAGGGCCAATGATGGGCGATCAAAGGCGTCTGCACCGAGCGGTGCTCAATCTGCTCGACAACGCATTGCGCTACTCCCCCAACGGATCCAGCGTGGACGTCTCCATCGTTCCCAGCGGTGGCTGGTGGTTGCTCAGCATCCGTGACCACGGTCCCGGACTGAGCGATTCGGACCTCGGCGGCATGTTTCAACGTTTCTATCGCGGTGATCCATCCCGGGCCCGTTCCGCCCGCAGCGGCAGTGGCCTTGGGCTGGCGATCGTGCAACAGATCGCCGTTAATCACGGTGGTCGCATCGAAGCGCGCAACCATCCCAATGGTGGGACCTGCATGGAGTTGGTGCTGCCCAAGAGTCTCAGCGCGTGA
- a CDS encoding ribose-phosphate pyrophosphokinase has product MTSFLTAARAEQEKLTPDTRRLRLFSGTSNPGLTREIAAYLGVPDGPRVCKRFADGELYVQIQESIRGCDVFLIQPTCAPVNDHLMELLIMVDACRRASARQITAVVPYYGYARADRKTAGRESITAKLTANLLVKSGVDRVLAMDLHSAQIQGYFDIPCDHIYGSPVLVDYLSTQNLGDIVVVSPDVGGVARARAFAKQMNDAPLAIIDKRRTGHNQAESLTVIGDVSGRTAILIDDMIDTGGTICAGARLLRQQGAKRVIACATHAVFSPPASERLSADGLFEQVVVTNSIPIQQERTFPQLQVLSVANMLGEAIWRIHEESSVSSMFR; this is encoded by the coding sequence GTGACCAGTTTTCTGACCGCAGCGCGCGCAGAACAGGAAAAGCTCACACCGGACACGCGCCGGTTGCGCCTGTTCAGCGGCACCTCCAATCCCGGTCTTACCAGGGAGATCGCGGCCTATCTGGGTGTTCCCGATGGTCCTCGCGTCTGCAAACGCTTCGCTGACGGCGAGCTCTACGTGCAGATCCAGGAGTCGATCCGGGGCTGCGATGTGTTTCTGATCCAGCCCACCTGTGCTCCGGTGAATGATCACCTGATGGAGCTGCTGATCATGGTGGATGCCTGCCGTCGGGCTTCGGCGCGCCAGATCACAGCGGTGGTGCCCTATTACGGCTACGCCCGCGCTGACCGCAAGACCGCTGGGCGTGAATCGATCACCGCCAAGCTCACCGCCAACCTGCTGGTGAAATCCGGTGTGGACCGGGTGCTGGCCATGGACCTGCACTCGGCTCAGATCCAGGGTTACTTCGACATTCCCTGTGACCACATCTACGGATCACCGGTGCTGGTGGATTACCTCTCAACCCAGAACCTCGGCGACATCGTGGTGGTGTCTCCGGATGTGGGCGGCGTGGCACGGGCCCGGGCCTTTGCCAAACAGATGAACGATGCGCCGCTGGCCATCATCGACAAACGCCGCACCGGTCACAATCAAGCCGAAAGTCTCACGGTGATCGGCGATGTCTCCGGCCGGACGGCGATCCTGATCGACGACATGATCGACACCGGTGGCACCATCTGCGCCGGGGCCAGGCTGCTGCGGCAACAGGGGGCGAAACGGGTGATCGCCTGTGCAACCCACGCCGTGTTTTCGCCTCCGGCCAGTGAACGCCTTTCGGCCGATGGCCTATTCGAGCAGGTGGTCGTGACCAACAGCATTCCGATTCAGCAGGAGCGAACCTTCCCTCAGCTGCAGGTTCTCTCCGTTGCCAACATGCTGGGCGAAGCCATCTGGCGCATCCACGAGGAGAGTTCCGTCAGCTCAATGTTCCGTTGA
- a CDS encoding LCP family protein translates to MTPTQPKRLMTWLGRYPLRTLLRLSAAVVGLGATGWMLSTVWPEPDQVAPAAPVAADNPINLAPLPLGPVTLLLVGIDADQTGDPMNNAAPRGRANADAVMLLRVDAQQPLRVLQVPIELALQLPGQTTPSGLGSLWQEGGVALLNDAIRELVGLPADQPHRYVVLPRRVLRSVVDGLGDLDVILNASFQRKDKAQNYTVNLQAGRQSLNGAQAEQLARYLKDPLDDPNRRLRQQLLIRAVVEQFRGPRTMGKIPGLVDIAASDVETNLSKAEMLSLAAAILSSPASVQIKQLPLAKRAGKQVLRQIKAGESLPLWPRL, encoded by the coding sequence ATGACTCCCACCCAACCGAAGCGGTTGATGACCTGGCTGGGCCGATACCCCCTGCGAACCTTGCTGCGCCTTTCCGCTGCCGTTGTGGGCCTTGGTGCCACGGGGTGGATGTTGAGCACGGTCTGGCCGGAGCCCGATCAGGTGGCCCCGGCGGCGCCTGTCGCAGCCGACAACCCCATCAACCTGGCCCCTTTGCCTCTGGGACCTGTGACCCTGTTGCTGGTGGGGATCGATGCGGATCAGACCGGAGATCCCATGAACAATGCGGCGCCGCGGGGACGGGCCAATGCCGATGCTGTGATGCTGTTGCGGGTCGATGCCCAACAGCCACTTCGGGTGCTGCAGGTGCCGATCGAACTCGCACTCCAGCTCCCGGGTCAGACCACGCCTTCCGGGCTCGGCAGCCTCTGGCAGGAGGGCGGTGTTGCCCTCTTGAACGATGCGATCCGGGAACTGGTCGGCCTGCCGGCTGATCAACCGCACCGCTATGTGGTGCTCCCCCGGCGGGTGCTGCGCTCCGTGGTGGATGGCCTTGGTGATCTCGATGTAATCCTGAATGCCTCGTTCCAACGCAAGGATAAGGCGCAGAATTACACGGTTAATCTGCAGGCCGGTCGCCAGAGTCTGAATGGTGCCCAGGCCGAGCAGCTGGCGCGGTATCTCAAGGATCCTTTGGATGATCCCAACCGCCGCTTGCGGCAGCAGCTGCTGATCCGCGCGGTGGTGGAGCAGTTCAGGGGACCACGGACGATGGGCAAGATCCCCGGATTGGTGGACATTGCCGCCAGCGACGTGGAGACCAATCTTTCCAAGGCCGAGATGCTCAGCCTGGCGGCGGCCATTCTCTCCAGTCCTGCATCGGTGCAGATTAAGCAGCTGCCGCTGGCCAAGCGGGCCGGCAAGCAGGTGCTGCGTCAGATCAAGGCTGGGGAGTCCTTGCCCCTGTGGCCACGGCTGTGA
- a CDS encoding response regulator transcription factor encodes MPAAVATSRLLVVEDDDSIRETVGEALRAEGYEVLTCANGSEALGLLSGEPAQPVDLLVLDLMLPGLGGLDLCRELRRFNNNTPILVISARDSETDRVLGLEVGADDYLVKPFGLRELVARCRALLRRAQQTPAVLPEIYSHANLCLYINECRVTRDGKDLNLSPKEYKILELFLQHPKRVWSRDQLLEKIWGLDFVGDTKTVDVHIRWLREKIEVQPSSPELIRTVRGFGYRFG; translated from the coding sequence ATTCCCGCTGCCGTGGCCACCAGCAGATTGCTTGTTGTTGAGGATGACGACAGTATCCGTGAAACCGTCGGTGAAGCTCTCCGCGCCGAGGGATATGAAGTGCTCACCTGCGCCAATGGCTCAGAAGCCCTTGGACTGCTCTCGGGTGAGCCTGCTCAGCCCGTGGATCTGCTGGTGCTCGATCTGATGCTCCCCGGCCTGGGGGGCTTGGATCTCTGTCGTGAGTTGCGGCGATTCAACAACAACACGCCCATCCTGGTGATCAGTGCTAGGGACAGTGAGACGGATCGGGTGCTCGGCCTTGAGGTCGGGGCTGATGACTACCTGGTGAAGCCCTTTGGCCTGAGAGAGCTGGTGGCCCGCTGCCGGGCGCTGCTGCGGCGTGCTCAACAAACCCCTGCTGTTCTTCCCGAGATCTACAGCCACGCCAATCTCTGCCTTTACATCAATGAGTGCCGGGTCACCCGTGACGGCAAGGACCTCAATCTCTCTCCGAAGGAGTACAAAATCCTGGAGCTGTTCCTTCAGCACCCCAAGCGGGTCTGGAGTCGTGATCAGTTGCTCGAGAAGATCTGGGGATTGGATTTCGTCGGCGACACAAAAACAGTGGATGTCCACATCCGCTGGTTGCGGGAGAAGATCGAGGTGCAGCCGTCTTCCCCTGAACTGATCCGCACGGTGCGGGGTTTCGGCTATCGATTCGGCTGA
- a CDS encoding helix-turn-helix domain-containing protein — MRLTFPRPWRRRSRSSQIAIPDGLSRDEQLRELGQLLQQRREAEGLTLRELAQETRITTPVIEALERGWPDRLPERAYLASMLPQLERRLALTPGVLEPVLPPAVVPQRKATLAQRRFTPGSIDVFTTWQGSLVYAILIFLSLLMINRQQQNLALQNSQSLEPVRVDLSGLDTTAALSPTDPQLDNLRPLDLARKWQPQDWLNAAGGLPRSRPGVLTLQLTQPSQLQLFSGGGDRLQLQLEAGTATLQLLAPVQLVIKPPPGEADQLLWNGEALKAETTRPGTYRVEATRAAAPAPLRPQTAPRSP, encoded by the coding sequence ATGCGCCTGACGTTTCCGCGCCCCTGGCGGCGTCGCTCCCGTTCCTCCCAGATCGCTATTCCTGACGGCCTCTCCCGCGACGAGCAGCTGCGGGAGCTGGGCCAACTGCTGCAGCAGCGCCGGGAGGCTGAGGGGCTGACCTTGCGGGAGCTGGCTCAGGAGACTCGGATCACCACCCCGGTGATCGAAGCCCTCGAGCGCGGCTGGCCCGACCGCTTGCCCGAGCGGGCCTATCTGGCATCGATGCTGCCGCAACTGGAGCGGCGCCTGGCACTGACGCCGGGGGTGTTGGAGCCGGTTCTCCCCCCGGCCGTGGTGCCCCAGCGCAAGGCGACGTTGGCTCAGCGTCGTTTCACGCCCGGCAGCATTGATGTGTTCACCACCTGGCAGGGCAGCCTGGTGTACGCCATTCTGATCTTCCTGAGTTTGCTGATGATCAACCGTCAGCAGCAGAACCTTGCCCTGCAAAACAGTCAGAGCCTGGAGCCGGTGCGCGTCGACCTGAGCGGCCTGGATACGACTGCAGCCCTGTCTCCCACCGATCCGCAGCTCGACAATCTGCGGCCGCTCGATCTGGCTCGCAAATGGCAGCCGCAGGACTGGTTGAACGCTGCCGGTGGATTGCCAAGGTCCCGCCCGGGGGTGCTGACCCTGCAGTTGACTCAGCCGAGCCAGCTTCAATTGTTCAGCGGCGGTGGGGATCGGTTGCAGCTGCAACTTGAGGCCGGCACGGCGACCCTGCAGTTACTGGCCCCGGTGCAGCTGGTGATCAAGCCTCCGCCGGGGGAGGCCGACCAGCTGCTTTGGAACGGAGAGGCCCTAAAAGCAGAGACAACCCGTCCAGGGACCTATCGGGTGGAAGCCACCAGGGCTGCCGCTCCGGCTCCGCTGCGGCCCCAGACAGCCCCCCGCTCCCCGTAG
- a CDS encoding pseudouridine synthase, which produces MTRQRLQKIMAAAGLCSRRTAEDWIVAGRVKVDGQVSRLGDQADPDSQSIHVDGRPLSPRREATVLLINKPPGVISTCRDPRGRSTVLDLLPRHLRRGLHLVGRLDADSRGALLLTDQGDLTLRLTHPRYDHPKTYRVMVEGVPLDSSLQRWRKGLLLDGTMTRAAQVRVLQRRSDRTLLEVVLLEGRNRQIRRVADLLGHPVVDLQRVGIAGLRLGALPEGRWRQLSRGEWEPLLDRVEPRAPQHGSCA; this is translated from the coding sequence GTGACCCGGCAGCGTCTGCAGAAAATCATGGCCGCGGCAGGACTCTGCTCGCGGCGGACCGCTGAAGACTGGATTGTGGCCGGCCGGGTCAAGGTCGATGGACAGGTCTCCCGCCTTGGTGATCAGGCGGACCCTGACAGCCAGAGCATCCATGTCGACGGCAGGCCGCTGTCCCCCCGCCGGGAGGCCACCGTGCTGCTCATCAACAAGCCCCCTGGTGTGATCAGCACCTGTCGGGACCCGCGCGGTCGTTCCACCGTGCTGGATCTGCTGCCCAGGCATCTGCGCCGGGGACTCCACCTGGTGGGTCGGTTGGATGCCGACAGCCGTGGCGCCCTGCTCCTCACCGATCAGGGGGACCTGACCCTGAGGCTCACGCACCCCCGCTATGACCATCCCAAGACCTATCGGGTCATGGTGGAGGGGGTCCCGTTGGACAGCAGCCTGCAGCGCTGGCGGAAGGGCCTGCTTTTGGACGGCACCATGACCCGCGCTGCTCAGGTTCGTGTGCTGCAGCGTCGATCCGACCGCACGCTGTTGGAGGTGGTCCTGCTGGAGGGCCGCAACCGTCAGATCCGCCGTGTTGCTGATCTCCTGGGGCATCCGGTCGTTGACTTGCAGCGGGTCGGCATTGCCGGTTTGCGCCTGGGGGCCCTGCCGGAGGGTCGCTGGCGGCAGCTCAGCAGGGGAGAATGGGAGCCATTGCTTGATCGGGTCGAGCCCCGCGCCCCTCAGCACGGTTCATGCGCCTGA
- a CDS encoding AarF/ABC1/UbiB kinase family protein: MRYDPSRDLRWLLLRPWIAIPRLIQVLWSLGGLVLVLLLQGGSSESGVQQTLARRILNTLTGLGPCFIKVGQALSTRPDLVRRDWLDELTRLQDDLPAFPHALALERIEQELGAPAHELFAEFPDAPIAAASLGQVYKARLEGNAWVAVKVQRPNLTFILRRDLVLIRLLGVLTAPLLPLNLGFGLGGIIDEFGRSLFEEIDYVQEADNAERFASLFAENDTVYVPRVERMLSSTRVLTTTWIDGAKMRDSEELQALRLDPAALIRTGVICGLQQLLEFGYFHADPHPGNLFALQGRSGDLGHVGYVDFGMMDSISDSDRLTLTGAVVHLINRDFVGLAEDFQNLGFLSPTSDLTPIVPALEEVLGGSLGDSVGSFNFKAITDRFSELMFDYPFRVPARFALIIRAVVSQEGLALRLDPNFRIIAVAYPYVARRLLAGDTSEMREKLLEVIFDADGRLCLDRLENLLAVVGQDAPAPGKELLPVAGAGMRLLLSRDGADLRKRLLLTLIRDDRLHIDDVRALMGLLARTFGPGRIAGGLLQRLNPLAAA; the protein is encoded by the coding sequence ATGCGATACGACCCCAGCCGCGATCTGCGCTGGTTGCTGCTGCGTCCGTGGATTGCCATTCCTCGGCTGATTCAGGTGTTGTGGTCCCTTGGGGGCCTTGTGTTGGTGCTGCTGCTGCAGGGCGGCAGTTCGGAATCAGGGGTGCAGCAAACGTTGGCCCGTCGCATCCTCAACACCCTCACCGGGCTGGGTCCCTGTTTCATCAAGGTGGGTCAGGCCCTGTCCACCCGTCCTGATCTCGTGCGCCGGGACTGGCTGGATGAACTGACCCGCCTGCAGGACGACCTTCCCGCCTTTCCCCATGCCTTGGCCCTGGAGCGGATTGAGCAGGAGCTCGGTGCCCCGGCCCATGAGTTGTTTGCTGAGTTTCCCGACGCTCCGATCGCGGCCGCCAGCCTTGGACAGGTCTACAAGGCACGCCTGGAGGGGAATGCCTGGGTTGCCGTCAAGGTCCAACGCCCCAACCTCACCTTCATCCTGCGCCGGGACCTGGTGCTGATCCGTCTGCTCGGTGTGCTCACCGCACCCCTGCTGCCGCTCAATCTCGGCTTCGGTCTCGGGGGCATCATCGATGAGTTCGGTCGCAGCCTGTTCGAGGAAATCGACTACGTCCAGGAGGCTGACAACGCTGAACGCTTCGCCAGCCTCTTTGCCGAGAACGACACGGTTTACGTTCCACGGGTGGAGCGGATGCTCAGTTCCACCCGGGTGCTGACCACCACCTGGATCGACGGCGCCAAGATGCGCGATAGCGAGGAACTGCAGGCGCTCAGACTCGATCCGGCAGCACTGATCCGCACCGGGGTGATTTGCGGCCTGCAGCAATTGCTGGAGTTCGGCTATTTCCACGCCGATCCTCATCCCGGCAACCTCTTCGCTCTGCAGGGCCGCAGCGGCGACCTGGGCCATGTCGGCTACGTGGACTTCGGGATGATGGATTCGATCAGCGACAGCGATCGGCTGACGCTCACCGGTGCCGTCGTTCATCTGATCAACCGCGACTTCGTTGGCCTGGCTGAGGATTTTCAGAACCTCGGCTTCCTCAGCCCCACTTCAGATCTCACGCCGATCGTGCCGGCCCTGGAGGAGGTGCTTGGCGGCAGCCTTGGCGATTCCGTTGGCTCGTTCAATTTCAAGGCGATCACCGACCGCTTTTCAGAGTTGATGTTCGACTACCCCTTCCGGGTGCCGGCACGCTTCGCTCTGATCATCCGGGCGGTGGTCAGTCAGGAGGGGCTGGCCCTGCGCCTCGATCCAAATTTCCGCATCATCGCCGTGGCCTACCCCTATGTGGCCCGTCGCCTGCTGGCGGGCGACACCAGTGAGATGCGCGAGAAGCTGCTGGAGGTGATCTTTGATGCGGATGGACGTCTCTGCCTGGATCGATTGGAAAACCTCCTCGCGGTGGTCGGCCAGGACGCTCCGGCTCCTGGTAAGGAACTGCTCCCGGTGGCCGGGGCCGGCATGCGCCTGTTGCTGAGCCGGGATGGTGCTGATCTGCGCAAGCGTCTTTTGCTCACCTTGATCCGCGACGACCGGTTGCACATCGACGACGTTCGTGCGCTGATGGGACTGCTGGCCCGTACATTCGGCCCTGGGCGGATCGCGGGTGGTCTGTTGCAGCGACTCAATCCCCTCGCAGCCGCTTGA